The Neoarius graeffei isolate fNeoGra1 chromosome 25, fNeoGra1.pri, whole genome shotgun sequence genome includes a region encoding these proteins:
- the ved gene encoding ventrally expressed dharma/bozozok antagonist has protein sequence MKGHFSVEWLSQSSQSNARSASSPSAMSHSISCISMASNRASTSGTVPETLPGFYSRRADSTETQQIQSEPMGPAQSFITVPKKEPVTNNTESLEHAPELGFSSGTEEEETSGYESEGGRSLSPMASKEPAASTSPGTGRRARTAFTAEQIDSLERAFKRNAYLGAQDKAELCKKLNLSDKQIRNWFQNRRMKLKRTVQDAIAHACQANVASQLMHYPELQSFRPAPYPSYYPGQESPSPYMCPPNIHYTPSVVPTLPANTLYQYRCPQGLPVAPSNPALMQPYQPYSHQYFSSQ, from the exons ATGAAGGGACACTTTTCTGTCGAATGGCTCTCTCAAAGTAGCCAGAGCAATGCTAGGAGTGCATCAAGTCCTAGTGCAATGAGCCATTCCATTTCCTGCATCTCCATGGCCTCTAATAGAGCCAGCACCTCTGGGACTGTTCCAGAAACTCTCCCTGGTTTCTACAGCAGGAGAGCGGATAGCACGGAAACCCAGCAGATCCAGTCTGAGCCAATGGGACCAGCACAAAGCTTTATTACTGTGCCGAAGAAAGAGCCTGTCACAAACAACACTGAGAGCCTCGAGCATG CACCAGAGTTAGGCTTTAGCAGTGGGACGGAGGAGGAGGAGACGTCCGGGTATGAGAGCGAAGGCGGACGTTCTCTCTCACCCATGGCCTCCAAGGAGCCAGCAGCTTCAACCTCCCCTGGCACGGGGCGGCGAGCTAGAACAGCCTTCACAGCAGAGCAAATCGACAGTTTAGAGAGAGCGTTCAAGAGGAATGCTTATCTGGGAGCCCAGGACAAAGCTGAGCTGTGCAAGAAGCTCAATCTCTCTGATAAACAG ATCAGGAACTGGTTTCAGAACAGACGAATGAAGCTAAAGAGGACGGTACAAGACGCCATAGCACATGCCTGCCAGGCCAATGTGGCATCACAGCTCATGCATTACCCTGAGCTGCAGTCCTTCAGACCAGCACCGTATCCAAGCTATTACCCAGGACAAGAGAGCCCGAGTCCCTACATGTGTCCCCCTAACATCCATTACACCCCTTCTGTCGTGCCTACCTTGCCTGCCAATACTCTCTACCAGTACAGATGTCCTCAAGGTCTTCCTGTTGCCCCTAGCAACCC